ATCTTACCGCCGCAGTGATGAACCTGAAGTGCCTGGCGGCACTTCTCCTCGTGCTCCTGATGTGGCTCCTCCGAGGCCGACAACAAGCCAGCTGGAGCCAGTGTCAGCCACGATCTAATGCGGGTTTCTCAACAGCCCCACTGTCCCCTGTTTTCCGATACATCAGTTGACTTCAGAACCGGAAGCCGCATAATCGCGCGTGGCGAAGCCACGAAAGACACGAAACAGGAAACCACGGATGGACACTGATGAACACCGATTCTGACCGGGAAATCGGCCCGAGCATCCGTGTTTATCCGTGGCTAACACTTCCGTGGCCTCGTGGCCATTCATTTCGGAATCGGGGATGAAGAAACGGCAGAAGATAGCCGTCGCCAGGGACGGCCCGTATCTCGTGTCCGGCGGTCTGCCGCTGGGCAAGGAGGTAGCCAAGGTCGGCAAGGAAGGAGAGCCGGAGCAGTGGGTTAAAGGCAAGGAGTATCCGGTTCGGGAGGACTATTGGCTCTGCCGCTGCGGCAAATCCAAAGACAAGCCCTTCTGCGACGGTAAGCATGCCGACTCGGGCTTTGACGGAGCGGAGACGGCAAGCCGCAAGCCATACTCCGAGCAGGCCAGGAGGATAGAAGGTCCTGAGCTCGTGCTTGGTGATGCTGAGTCGCTATGTGCCTCGGCACGGTTCTGCCTACCCAAGGGCGGGACGTGGAGACTGACCCTGCGGTCTCGCGACCCCGAGAAGAGAAAGACCGCGGTACAGCAAGCCTGTGACTGCCCGTCCGGCAGGCTCGTGGCATACGACCGGAAGACGGGAAAGCCCGTCGAGCCCGAGTTCCCGCCCTCGCTCAGCCTGATTGAAGACCCGCAGGCGAAGTCGAGCGGGCCGATCTGGGTGAAGGGTCGTGTGGCTATTGTGTCTGCTGACGGCGAGGTCTACGAGAAGAGAAACCGTGTGACCCTCTGTCGTTGCGGCGGCTCGGAGAACAAACCGTTCTGCGACGGAACCCATGTCGATATCGGATTCAATGACGGCGACCCATCGCTGCGCAAGAGAAGCCGAACGCGAAAGACAACCAATGGTGCCAGGCAGTAGAAGCAAGGCGTTGACCTTTGCCATTGTCTGTCTGGTGCTATCCATTGCGGCGCGAGGAATCGCCGGTTCCCTTGATTCGGCCTTCGCCCTCGCCGGCAGCAACGCCGCACAATTGAAGTTGGCGCTGTCGCGTCTCCCAGCCGAGCAACGCCCGGCAGCAGAATTCCTGATTGAGAACATGCCGGCAGTTGACCTCGCCTGGATGCCGGAAACGACACTGGAGGAGGACGTTTCGCTTGCGTTCAAGGCCCGCAAGCTCCTGCCCTGGGGCAGCCGCATTTCCGATGACCTGTTCCTCCACTACGTGCTGCCGCACCGCGTGACCCAGGAACCCATCTCCAACTGGCGCCGCATGTTCTTCGACTCGCTCTACCCGCTCGTTCAGGCCTGCACGTCGATGACCGATGCCGCGATGCAGGTCAATCTATGGACCGGGCGCAAGGCGACCTACAAACCCAACGCGCCGCGCGACCAGGGACCGCTTGAGACCCTCCTGTCCGGCTGGGGCCGATGCGAGGAACTGGTCATTCTCTACGCCTGCGCGTGCCGAGCCATCGGCATCCCGGTGCGAGAAGCATACACGCCGTACTGGACTGCGGGCGACGGTAACCACGCCTGGTCTGAAATCTGGATTGACGGCCAGTGGTACCCGGCGCATGCGTTCGAGGCGGTTGACTCACACCACTTCCGGTTCAGGAAAGACACCATCCGCACCGCGTACGTTTTCGCGGTCAGCTACGGCGTTCCGGAGCACGCCGAAGGCATCTACCACCGCGAGCCGGGCTGCGCCATCATGAACGTGACACCTGACTACACGCCGGCCGGATTGTTGCGAGTCTACGCGACCCGCTCCGGTCAAGTCGCCGCCGGCGTCCCGGTGTGCGTCTCGGTCTTCAACAGCGGAGCGCTCAGGCCGGTGGCTCGCGACACGACCGGACCTGACGGCACGTGGTCAATCCCGACCGGCGTCGGGGAAGTCTACGTCACGGCCGGTGCGCGAACGGATTGGTGCGGATCAATCGCCCGAGTCTCGGCACACGAAACGACCGACGTCCGCTTCGACCTCGACCGGACGCGGCAACTGCCTGCTGACTTCTGGCTCTGGTACCCGATGCCTGGACGGTAAGTGACCAATGACCAAGCACCAATTCCCAGTCAAATCCCAATATCTGAATGACGAAGACCGCCCGGCTTGTCTACTTTCGTCATTTCCCCTTGAATGGTCATTGGGGCTTGGGGATTGGAGCTTCCGCTGTCGGGTTGGGGTGAAGGCCCTCCTCGTCCTTTTGTCTCTCGCTCTCTGCGCCGCCGCCCAGCCCTTCGCTTCCCCGCAGGACCCGGCGCTGTTGGCTCTGGCCCCGGACTCGCTGCGCGAAGCCTTCGGCGAGGCGTTGACCGACGCCGGGCAGAACTGGCGCGAACTGGCATCGGCAGTCGCGGCCGAACAACCCGGACGTCGCGCCGAGGTGGTCTGGCTCATCGATTCCATGCCTCACCTCGACCGGCTTGAGATGACCGCAGCAACGCTACTCGAGCACGTAGAGTACGCACACAAGAGCCTTGCTGCTTTCCAGTACCGCGCCTCCGACTCGCTATTCCGCGACTACATCCTGACCTACCGAATCTCAGACGAACCGGTCACGGCCTGGCGCAAGCTGCTCTTCGACCGCTTTGCGCCCCTGGTGCGGAAATCGAGAACCGCGGCGGACGCGGCACGGACCGTCAATGGCTGGCTTGCGCGCAACGTGCATACGGTCAAGCGCGGCTTCTTCGGGCCGATGAAGTCACCCGAACTCGTGTTTTCGTCCGGCTCCGGCACAACCGAAGAGATTGCAGTGCTGGCGGCGGCCATCCTCAAGTCGGTCGGCGTGCCGAGCCGCCGGGTCAAGGTCCCGTGGCTTGGAGCTGAGGACTACGACGCGAGCTGGCTCGAGGTCTACAGCGACGGAAAGTGGCTGCCCTACTACCCACTTGAACCGAAGGCATTCGGCGACTTCGGCTGGATGGAACGCGAGCACGACGACAACGTCACCATCGCGGTCGCGACGTCCGCATTCGACCAGCAACTCGTCACGTCAAGCTACACTGCCGGCGCGCAGGTCCGATTGCTGCTGACCGCATCCGGAGTGCCGCTGTCCAGGTTCGAGAACTTCGCCCTCAGCGTCTTCAACGCCGGCGCGTGGCGGCCCATGGACGAGCTGAATACCGTTACCGACACCCTGGGCAGGTTCGAGTGCTTCCTCGGCAATGGACACTATCAACTGGCCGCCGGACAGCGCGACCCACACGGCGACCCGTACGTGGTGACGCGGGAAATCGAGGTCGAACCGAACCGGCCGCTGGATATTGCGCTTGACTTGACCGCGCCGGTAACGCAGGTGCCGTCTTACGCTGGAACCCGGGACTTCACGGGCGTACTGCCCGACGTCAGCGGCGGCATCGCTTCGACGCTGCCACCCAGAGGCAGGCCGGGCATCGTGGTGAACTACGACCCGACCCGGCCCGGTTCGCTCGCTACGCTCAGAGCGGTCCAACAACTCTACGAGAAGTACGGCAAGCTGGGACTCTCGGTGCAGGGCATCGCGCACGGTGACTTGGACGCGGCCCGGGCCCTTGCCCGAAAGAGCATGGCCACCTTCACAATCGCGTGCGAGCCGGTTACCAAGGACGGCATTCTCGGCTCAGCCAAAGCCGACAACTACGACTCTGTCATCCTGTACGACAAGGATGGTGGCATCGTGTTCCGGAAAGCCCGACCTCGCCCTGATGATATCCTCGAGCTGAACCGCTCGGTCGCGATGCTGCTCAAGTAGACGGAGCGCCGGTGCAGCTTCATATAGCAACCCAAGAGGAAGGAGACAGCCATGAGTAGCCTTGCATCTCTTCTGGACAGGCTTCAGGAAAAGCAGTACTTCGGACAGACCATTCCGGCAAGGGAACTCGTCGTGGCAGTGCGGGGAATTGCCTCGCGCCAGGGCCTGCCCGGTTCCTACGCCGGGATGTTCGCTCCGACCAAACCTGACTTCCGTCGAGGAATGCGCGTCTTCACCGGCGAACCGGTGCGCTCTGGGGCCGCAACCGCCCACATACTCGGCGAGGAATGCTGCCGCTTGCTGCTGAAACTCAAGGTGAAGGACCCATCGGTTACGGCGGCCCTTGCCCGCGCCGAGGCAGGGATGCTGGAACGGTTGAGTTCGTGTGAGCGACTGCACTCGAAGCACATCGGCTTCTACTGCTGCGGCATCTGCACCGCATCCCTCTGGCGCCATCTTGCCGCCGGCGGGTTGGACAATCGAGTACCGCGGTTTAGAGACGGGCTACGCGTGCTGGCAGGTTACCGTTCCGACAGCGGCCGCTGGCGTCGGTTCCCTTTCTTCTACACCTTGCTGGCGCTCACCGAAATAGACGTGCCGGTAGCCGCGGTGGAGCTTCGCTGGGCCGCGCCTGCAGCCGAACGAAGTCTGAAAGGACTGCGCGGCGGAGACCGGTATGCGAAGCGACGCCGGGCCGTGATCGAGAAGGCCCTTGCGCTCGCCGGCTAAGAGATCCTCGAGGTCCGTCAGGCAGGTAGCTCAGCGCTCGACTATTTCAAGAGCCCTCTGAATCCCCCTTGTAATCTGAGGCCGGCAGGCGCGAAGCCTGCCGGCCTCAGAAAGAGGTCGTGAAGGTGAGTTGGTTACTCCAGCTTCACCAGCTTGCTTGTGAGTGTCTTGCCGTCGGCGGTCAGCCGCACGAAGTACGCTCCCTCAGCCACGGTCCGGCCGCGCGCATCGTCGCAATGCCAGACCACGTTGTAGTAGCCGGGCTTGCCGACGCCGGTAGCAAGTGTCTGAACCGGTCTGCCGCAGACATCGAAGATCTCAAGCCGCACCTGAGTGTTTCGCGGCAGGCCGTACACGATTGACGCCTGACCCGCGAACACGCTCGGCCCGGCGGTCTTCAGGACCACGGCCCGCGGGATGCCCGACGAGTTGCTCCCCGCGATGCCTGGAGGCGTGACAATGACCGAGTCGTGCACGGCGTCGTTGGTCGGGTACACGTCTCCCACGTGCGCCGTCGAGCATACCGTGCTGAACGTTCCCGCCGTTTTCAGAGTACAGGGCTTGAACGTGACCAGCGCCGACGTATCGTTCGTGCGGACTGTGTCTGCGTAGAACGTACCAATGGTGAAGATGACCGGGAAGCTGTCGGTAGTATTCCCGTAATTCACCAAGTGGGCGGTCGGCGTGACCACGGTGTCGAAGGGCACGGTTCCGACTGGCGCGGAGATGCTGTTCGCGCCGACGTCGCGGACCCGCCGGAAGATGTTCTTCGTCGCCAGGTCGTTAGCTGTAACCTGGTCGCCCGTCAGCATCGTACTGCACTTGGCCGCTATGAGGCCGCGTCTGGGCACAGTGTAGGTCTTGGCGCACGTGATTTGCAGTGTCTCGTGCGATGCGAGGCCGGTCACCGACTCCGTGTCCCCGTAGAGCGTGCCGATAAGCACCTTGACCGAGAACGACTGGGCGTTGAGACCGTAGTTGTAAACCTGCACCTTGACTGTGTCGACGGCGCCGGAATCGGTCGTGTCAGGCGGTGCAATGAAGCGCAGGGCGCCGACGTCGGCCGTACGAATGATCACATGCACCGAGTCCGAATGCCTGTCGTTGGTTGCGTTCGAGTCACCGGTCAGCGCCGTGGAACACCGGGTCATCAGCGTTCCGAGGGGGCTCGCCGTCCAGTTCTTGAAGGTCACGAGCGTCGATTCAAGCGACGGAAGGTTCGTGACCTGTTGGGTATCGGTATAGGTGGCACCGATCTTGAAGATAGCCTTGAACGTAATCGTGTCGGTTCCGAAGTTGCGCACTTCGGCCTGCGGGGCAATCACCGCCCCCGAGTCAACGATGCCGTTTGATGGGGGGGCGACGATCCTCAGCGCCCCGGCGTCCTTCGCCAGCGTAATCACGGTGAACGAGTCCGTTGCGAGGTTGTTGCCCGCAATCATGTCGTTAGCCAGCATCGACGTACATCTGGCCTGGAAACTGCCGAGCGAATCCGGGGTCCAACTGGGGAAGTTGACCGTTTGTGATGCGCCCGACGCGAGGCCCATGACGACGCTGCTCTCGGCAATGAACGGCCCGAGGTAGATCTTGGTGTAGAAGTTTGCGCTGCTGGTGCCGTGGTTGGTCACGCGCGCCTGGGGCGTCACCGCTACCCCGAAGTTGATTCTCCCCTTCGGCACCATGATCGAATCGACACTTACGTCCCGCACGCGGACGGTAAAGGCCCGGGTGGCGCGGTCGTTCGCCGTGCTCTCGTCCGCGGCCAGTTGGGTTGAGCACTTGGCCGTCTGAGCGCCGCGCTGGATTGCGATCCAAGTGTCAAACGTCACCGTGACCGAGTCGCCATGGGCAAGGGCAGTCACGGTCTTGGTGCTTGTGTAGAACGCACCGATGGTATACAGCACCGGGAATGTGGCCGTGCTGTCGCCAGGGTTGGTGATCACGGCACTCGGCACGACCACGGTGCCTGAGTCTACGTTGCCGGCCGGGACCGCGATTCTCTTGGTGGACACGTCCCACATCCACCCCATCGCCGGCCCCACGATGCAGACCACTGCGAATACAGTGACTGCCAGTTTGAGCAGTGCCGTCGGCCTGCCGCCGCACGCGCTGCCGTCACTACGATACGGACGCGCCATTTATCTGTCCTCCCGCAATTCCGCTCTCCTGCACTCCTTGAACAGGCCGACCCGCGGCTGACTCTTGTGGCGACAGCCCCAGCCAGCTCTTTCTGTACCGCGACGGCCACCATGCGTCGTCGGTCAGATGCCCAGCCAACCTGTCCCAGATTAGGATTCTAGACACGACCCGCTGCAAGTCCAGCTTGACCTGTGGGGGCAGATCAACAGGCGGGTCCTGTTCGCCGTGCTTCCGGTTTACGTTCGAGGAAGGCCAGCCGATTCCCGCGTCCGTATTTGGGGATCGGAGTTCGCGCTTATGACTGCGTGCCTTGTTCTAGCGCCCTTTGCCGGAATCAGCGATGTCCAGGAGCGCCTCCGGATAGGGTTGGAACAGCAACTGCTGCGCAAGGTATGGCTGGTTGAATCGAACGACCCACGAACCAAGGATGCCGACCGGAACCGACAACGGCACCTTGCCGGCCCGGTAGCGCTCGAGCGAGTCAAGGAAGAAGGCCTTTTCGTCAGCAGTCAGCCCGCCGCGGAAATAGCCTAGCGCGTGCATCAGTACATTGATGGCAGCAGTGTACTTGGGCGGGCCGGCAAATGCCCGGGGCAGCAAGGCCCCGTAGTCCTTGAACACGTCGGCCACCGACCTACGCTCCTCGTTGGCGCCGAGCTTGCCCAACTGCCGCATCACGACCTCGCTGTAGGTCATCAGCAGCAACTTGTGGCGGGCGTGAAAGTCGGTCAGCCGGGCCATGGTTGGCTCTGTCGCCAGTTCGCGGAAGCGCGCGAGCGTGTAGAGCATCGTAAGGAACCGCTCGCGGACAAGGAAGTTCCTGAGCCTGCCCTCGTCCTCGACCGCCGCGTCGCCGAACCGGCGCATTGCTGCCCGGCCGAAGAACCCCTGCCGCTGGGCGGCCGAAAGCAGGTTGCCGGTCTCGTTGTATATCTTCACGTCGCGGGTCCCGCAGGACGGCGAGCGCGCCTTGAGCAGGAAACCATCCACACCGACGACGCCCGAGATGAACTGGCTGCAGAACGCCTCCATCGACTCCGAGAAATCCTTGCCGGTTGATGGCTGGACCAGCCGCATCCGGTGCTCTACACGCACGACGCGAATCGGGTCGCGCGGCACTCCCAGCCCGATCTCCATCTCAGGGCAGACTGGTCTGAACTCGACGAACTCCCGCAGCCGGCGGACGAATGGGTCGTCGACTATCTCGCCATTGTACCGGCAGTGCTCAAACCCGAGGCACTTGCTCACGACGACCACCGGACGCCCCGCGCCCAGCGCTAGGGCCTCGGCCGAAATGGGGACTGTACCGCGCGTCCTCGCGCTCCGGGGGACTGTCCCCATTTCGCAAGCCTCACTTCGCAGGGGCCGGGACCTCGGCCACGACGTTCAGGCCCAGCGGCAGGCCGGTAGTATCAAGCTGCACT
This is a stretch of genomic DNA from bacterium. It encodes these proteins:
- a CDS encoding transglutaminase-like domain-containing protein; the encoded protein is MLSIAARGIAGSLDSAFALAGSNAAQLKLALSRLPAEQRPAAEFLIENMPAVDLAWMPETTLEEDVSLAFKARKLLPWGSRISDDLFLHYVLPHRVTQEPISNWRRMFFDSLYPLVQACTSMTDAAMQVNLWTGRKATYKPNAPRDQGPLETLLSGWGRCEELVILYACACRAIGIPVREAYTPYWTAGDGNHAWSEIWIDGQWYPAHAFEAVDSHHFRFRKDTIRTAYVFAVSYGVPEHAEGIYHREPGCAIMNVTPDYTPAGLLRVYATRSGQVAAGVPVCVSVFNSGALRPVARDTTGPDGTWSIPTGVGEVYVTAGARTDWCGSIARVSAHETTDVRFDLDRTRQLPADFWLWYPMPGR
- a CDS encoding CDGSH iron-sulfur domain-containing protein, which codes for MKKRQKIAVARDGPYLVSGGLPLGKEVAKVGKEGEPEQWVKGKEYPVREDYWLCRCGKSKDKPFCDGKHADSGFDGAETASRKPYSEQARRIEGPELVLGDAESLCASARFCLPKGGTWRLTLRSRDPEKRKTAVQQACDCPSGRLVAYDRKTGKPVEPEFPPSLSLIEDPQAKSSGPIWVKGRVAIVSADGEVYEKRNRVTLCRCGGSENKPFCDGTHVDIGFNDGDPSLRKRSRTRKTTNGARQ
- a CDS encoding transglutaminase domain-containing protein, with amino-acid sequence MKALLVLLSLALCAAAQPFASPQDPALLALAPDSLREAFGEALTDAGQNWRELASAVAAEQPGRRAEVVWLIDSMPHLDRLEMTAATLLEHVEYAHKSLAAFQYRASDSLFRDYILTYRISDEPVTAWRKLLFDRFAPLVRKSRTAADAARTVNGWLARNVHTVKRGFFGPMKSPELVFSSGSGTTEEIAVLAAAILKSVGVPSRRVKVPWLGAEDYDASWLEVYSDGKWLPYYPLEPKAFGDFGWMEREHDDNVTIAVATSAFDQQLVTSSYTAGAQVRLLLTASGVPLSRFENFALSVFNAGAWRPMDELNTVTDTLGRFECFLGNGHYQLAAGQRDPHGDPYVVTREIEVEPNRPLDIALDLTAPVTQVPSYAGTRDFTGVLPDVSGGIASTLPPRGRPGIVVNYDPTRPGSLATLRAVQQLYEKYGKLGLSVQGIAHGDLDAARALARKSMATFTIACEPVTKDGILGSAKADNYDSVILYDKDGGIVFRKARPRPDDILELNRSVAMLLK
- a CDS encoding FlgD immunoglobulin-like domain containing protein — its product is MARPYRSDGSACGGRPTALLKLAVTVFAVVCIVGPAMGWMWDVSTKRIAVPAGNVDSGTVVVPSAVITNPGDSTATFPVLYTIGAFYTSTKTVTALAHGDSVTVTFDTWIAIQRGAQTAKCSTQLAADESTANDRATRAFTVRVRDVSVDSIMVPKGRINFGVAVTPQARVTNHGTSSANFYTKIYLGPFIAESSVVMGLASGASQTVNFPSWTPDSLGSFQARCTSMLANDMIAGNNLATDSFTVITLAKDAGALRIVAPPSNGIVDSGAVIAPQAEVRNFGTDTITFKAIFKIGATYTDTQQVTNLPSLESTLVTFKNWTASPLGTLMTRCSTALTGDSNATNDRHSDSVHVIIRTADVGALRFIAPPDTTDSGAVDTVKVQVYNYGLNAQSFSVKVLIGTLYGDTESVTGLASHETLQITCAKTYTVPRRGLIAAKCSTMLTGDQVTANDLATKNIFRRVRDVGANSISAPVGTVPFDTVVTPTAHLVNYGNTTDSFPVIFTIGTFYADTVRTNDTSALVTFKPCTLKTAGTFSTVCSTAHVGDVYPTNDAVHDSVIVTPPGIAGSNSSGIPRAVVLKTAGPSVFAGQASIVYGLPRNTQVRLEIFDVCGRPVQTLATGVGKPGYYNVVWHCDDARGRTVAEGAYFVRLTADGKTLTSKLVKLE
- a CDS encoding DUF523 and DUF1722 domain-containing protein, producing the protein MGTVPRSARTRGTVPISAEALALGAGRPVVVVSKCLGFEHCRYNGEIVDDPFVRRLREFVEFRPVCPEMEIGLGVPRDPIRVVRVEHRMRLVQPSTGKDFSESMEAFCSQFISGVVGVDGFLLKARSPSCGTRDVKIYNETGNLLSAAQRQGFFGRAAMRRFGDAAVEDEGRLRNFLVRERFLTMLYTLARFRELATEPTMARLTDFHARHKLLLMTYSEVVMRQLGKLGANEERRSVADVFKDYGALLPRAFAGPPKYTAAINVLMHALGYFRGGLTADEKAFFLDSLERYRAGKVPLSVPVGILGSWVVRFNQPYLAQQLLFQPYPEALLDIADSGKGR